A genomic stretch from Bradyrhizobium sp. 195 includes:
- the rnz gene encoding ribonuclease Z, whose protein sequence is MFALTFLGTSASVPSAERNHPALLVEAAGQRILVDCGEGTQRQLLRSGTGFRRLDRVLLTHAHLDHVLGIPGLFSTLGLRQSAEMMTIHGGQGTLDIVIRMLAGLWGAGRAPIAVEFAALAEGQVIDAGDFTIACFPVRHRDTDSFGFVFQSPARRHLRPDRLAALGVPDGPMRGELAAGRPVVIADRTIDPEDVLSPPSGGKKLVVIGDTETTDGLSSYVADADMLVIEATFLDRDAATARGYGHLTAAEAAAFAAANNVRQLVLTHMSGRYEDDEILAEAARIFPNTGIAADFDHMVI, encoded by the coding sequence ATGTTCGCCCTGACATTTCTCGGAACCTCGGCCAGCGTTCCGTCGGCGGAGCGCAACCATCCGGCGCTCCTGGTGGAAGCCGCGGGCCAGCGCATCCTGGTCGATTGCGGCGAGGGCACGCAGCGCCAATTGCTGCGCAGTGGCACCGGCTTTCGGCGGCTCGACCGCGTGCTGCTGACGCACGCTCATCTCGATCACGTGCTCGGCATCCCCGGACTGTTTTCAACCCTGGGCTTGCGGCAGAGCGCCGAAATGATGACGATTCATGGCGGGCAGGGGACGCTCGACATCGTCATCCGGATGCTCGCCGGCCTGTGGGGCGCGGGCAGGGCGCCGATCGCGGTCGAATTCGCTGCCCTGGCCGAAGGACAGGTCATCGACGCCGGCGACTTCACCATCGCCTGCTTTCCGGTCCGTCACCGCGACACCGACAGCTTTGGTTTCGTGTTTCAAAGCCCTGCACGTCGCCACCTTCGGCCCGATCGCCTTGCGGCGCTTGGCGTCCCGGATGGTCCCATGCGCGGCGAACTGGCTGCAGGACGGCCGGTCGTGATCGCCGATCGAACGATTGATCCGGAAGACGTTCTGAGCCCGCCGAGCGGCGGCAAGAAGCTCGTCGTGATCGGTGACACCGAAACCACCGACGGACTGTCCAGCTACGTTGCTGACGCAGATATGCTGGTGATCGAGGCGACCTTCCTCGATCGCGACGCCGCAACCGCGCGGGGTTACGGCCATCTCACCGCGGCGGAAGCGGCCGCCTTTGCCGCCGCGAACAACGTCCGCCAACTCGTGCTGACTCATATGTCGGGACGATACGAGGACGATGAGATCCTGGCCGAGGCGGCGAGGATCTTTCCGAACACTGGGATCGCAGCCGACTTCGATCACATGGTGATCTAG
- a CDS encoding acyltransferase family protein yields MGTVRFLLAAIVVGFHCQFGVIHQTIGGLAAVEVFYIISGFYMAAAYERHYPGRPAAFMASRFARLYPFYLTVLIATFALHLWNPANESGIFDSLRTDERPYVINLSLVGLDLYSAMHSTTYLLVPQAWSISAEIVFYALLPALLLLNRKWLAGLVVAAFAIKLVILHFCEWKWAYFPFYSQIGYFGTGVVLFSLRDRLTWSTRAGYWLAGLYSLYLLGDVYADVDYHGGIVQGVPLVVATSIVIPTLFARVNGPLSTTLGDASYGVYLSHFLFIQIAINLQLFDPITLTNPHIVSHWRILLQTLGILLASTVVALAFEFTVQRWIDRARRSLFYNRKGAPDSLRQLDGREAIGKA; encoded by the coding sequence ATGGGGACAGTTCGTTTTCTGCTGGCGGCGATCGTCGTCGGATTTCATTGCCAGTTCGGCGTCATCCACCAGACAATCGGGGGCCTGGCCGCGGTAGAGGTCTTCTACATCATCAGTGGCTTCTACATGGCCGCCGCCTATGAGCGGCATTATCCGGGGCGGCCTGCTGCGTTCATGGCCAGCCGCTTTGCGAGGCTCTACCCGTTCTACCTGACTGTCCTGATCGCTACGTTCGCACTCCATTTGTGGAACCCGGCGAACGAGAGCGGCATCTTCGATTCTCTCCGAACGGATGAGCGGCCCTATGTGATCAACCTGTCGCTGGTGGGTCTCGATCTCTATTCGGCCATGCACAGCACCACATATCTCTTGGTTCCTCAGGCATGGTCGATCAGCGCGGAAATCGTCTTCTACGCGCTACTGCCAGCCTTGCTTCTACTCAACAGAAAATGGCTCGCCGGGTTGGTGGTCGCTGCCTTCGCGATCAAGCTGGTCATTCTTCACTTCTGCGAATGGAAATGGGCTTACTTCCCGTTCTACAGCCAGATCGGATATTTCGGCACTGGGGTTGTGCTTTTCTCGTTGCGGGATCGCCTGACATGGTCGACGCGTGCGGGCTACTGGCTCGCCGGCCTCTACAGCCTTTATCTCCTGGGCGACGTGTATGCCGACGTCGACTATCACGGGGGCATCGTTCAGGGCGTGCCGCTGGTTGTCGCAACCAGCATCGTGATTCCGACGCTCTTCGCGAGGGTCAATGGACCGCTGTCGACCACATTGGGCGACGCCTCCTATGGCGTCTATCTCTCGCATTTTCTCTTCATACAGATCGCGATCAATTTGCAGCTGTTTGATCCGATCACGCTGACCAATCCGCACATTGTGAGCCATTGGCGAATTCTGCTTCAGACTTTGGGCATCCTGCTCGCATCCACGGTCGTCGCGCTCGCATTTGAATTCACGGTCCAGCGATGGATTGATCGGGCGCGCCGCTCGCTTTTCTATAACCGCAAGGGGGCGCCGGATTCCTTACGACAATTGGACGGGCGTGAGGCTATCGGAAAGGCTTGA
- a CDS encoding DUF1428 domain-containing protein translates to MPYVDGFVLAVPKDKVDAYKSLSSTACALWMEHGALDYVECIADDVPYGELTSFPRAVMAKEDEVVVFAWIVYRDRETRDAVNKKVMADPRLKMEGMPFDGKRMIYGGFTTLLRASDVIG, encoded by the coding sequence ATGCCCTATGTCGATGGTTTCGTTCTGGCCGTGCCGAAGGACAAGGTCGATGCCTACAAGTCGCTGTCCTCGACCGCCTGCGCGCTCTGGATGGAGCATGGTGCGCTCGATTATGTCGAATGCATCGCTGACGACGTTCCCTATGGGGAGCTCACCTCGTTTCCGCGTGCGGTGATGGCGAAGGAGGACGAGGTCGTGGTGTTCGCCTGGATCGTCTACCGCGATCGGGAGACCCGCGATGCCGTCAACAAGAAGGTGATGGCAGATCCGCGGCTGAAGATGGAGGGCATGCCGTTCGACGGCAAGCGCATGATCTACGGCGGCTTCACCACGCTGCTCCGGGCCAGCGACGTCATCGGCTGA
- a CDS encoding invasion associated locus B family protein: MPMQSRFVAIAAAVLLSTGFAYAQQGAKKNAPAPAAQPAPAPTQAQADGAPAQQPGWIVRCTSVSREAPLECAMEQNAVLTKTGQTIVLVNIRIAPDTRTPVALLQLPLGLNLPVGAKLQVDEGKTVDLQIQTCENRGCYASTPIAADLLGALRSGKQLKVSFQNMAKETIAIPMPLGDFAAAYDKIK, from the coding sequence ATGCCCATGCAATCCCGATTTGTCGCCATCGCCGCCGCGGTCCTGTTATCGACGGGGTTCGCCTATGCGCAGCAAGGCGCGAAGAAGAACGCCCCTGCCCCGGCGGCACAGCCTGCGCCGGCTCCGACGCAAGCACAGGCTGACGGCGCGCCGGCGCAGCAGCCCGGCTGGATCGTGCGCTGCACCAGCGTGAGCCGCGAGGCGCCGCTCGAATGCGCGATGGAGCAGAACGCGGTGCTGACCAAGACCGGCCAAACCATTGTCCTCGTCAACATCCGCATCGCGCCCGACACCCGCACGCCGGTTGCATTGCTGCAATTGCCGCTCGGCCTCAATCTTCCCGTCGGCGCCAAGCTTCAGGTCGACGAAGGCAAGACGGTCGATCTCCAGATCCAGACCTGCGAGAACCGCGGTTGTTACGCCTCGACCCCGATCGCGGCCGACCTGCTGGGCGCTTTACGGTCGGGCAAGCAGCTCAAGGTCTCCTTCCAGAACATGGCCAAGGAGACCATCGCGATCCCGATGCCGCTCGGCGACTTCGCGGCGGCTTACGACAAGATCAAGTAA
- a CDS encoding multidrug efflux RND transporter permease subunit has product MTEGGISAPFIRYPIGTSLLMAGILFVGLVAYPLLPVAPLPQVDFPTIQITANLPGGSPETMASSVAQPLERQFAQIPGIAQMTSTSYLGTASITIQFDLNRSIDGAANDVQGAINAASGQLPKNLPSPPTYRKVNPADAPILLLSATSETLPLTSVSDAVDAQLAQQISQLSGVAQVFIGGQQKPSIRIQVDPGKLVAKGLSLEDVRSAIAITTVDSPKGNIDGERRAYTIYANDQLTHSKDWNDVIIAYRNGGPLRIRDIGQAVSAAEDSKQAAWANGKRGVFLVIFKQPGANVIETVDRIKATLPRLVAAIPPAIKIELISDRTTTIRAAVEDVQFTLLLTIALVVMVIFIFLRSFWATVIPTVTVPLALLGACALMWVVGYSLDNLSLMALTIAVGFVVDDAIVMLENITRYIEEGDSPMVAAFKGSKEIGFTIVSISISLVAVLIPLLLMGGIIGRLFREFAVVLAMTIFVSMFVSLTLTPMMASRFLRAHGEVTHGKFYQWSERAFDGLLRGYEYVLDHALAWRRTTLAIFFATLGLSIYLFVLIPKGFFPQQDVGLITATSEASQDISFKEMVRRQEELGKIIMADPDIASIAMAIGGSGRAGNNGNLFITLKPRDQRQASAQEIIARLRPQFDKVEGARLYMQAAQDVRLGGRPTRTQFEFTLQDANLEELNEWAPKILSKMQTLPQLRDVATDQQTRGTTVQLKINRDTASRYGIQPQMIDDTLYDAFGQRQVTQYFTQLNTYKVILEVLPEMQGSLETLNKLYLKSPLTGEQVPLSTFATWTTDPVRPLSISHQGQFPAITISFNLAQGVALGQATEAVQKAMADLGTPPTLNSSFQGTAQAFQQSLGTVPLLILAALVVVYLILGILYESYIHPITILSTLPSAGVGALAILMAAGFDFSLIALIGIILLIGIVKKNGIMMVDFAIAAERDEHKTPAESIRQAALLRFRPIMMTTMAALLGGVPLMLGHGTGAEIRQPLGYAMVGGLIVSQALTLFTTPVVYLYLDELNNWFSGWGRPGDGDSHETVEHRTVKEAAE; this is encoded by the coding sequence ATGACCGAGGGCGGGATTTCGGCACCTTTCATCCGTTATCCCATCGGCACCTCGCTGCTGATGGCCGGCATCCTGTTCGTCGGCCTCGTTGCCTACCCGCTGCTGCCGGTCGCGCCGCTGCCGCAGGTGGACTTCCCGACCATCCAGATCACCGCCAACCTGCCCGGCGGCAGCCCCGAGACGATGGCCTCGTCGGTGGCGCAGCCGCTCGAACGGCAATTCGCCCAGATCCCCGGCATCGCCCAGATGACCTCGACGAGCTATCTGGGCACGGCGTCGATCACCATCCAGTTCGACCTCAATCGCAGCATCGACGGCGCCGCCAACGACGTCCAGGGTGCCATCAACGCCGCCAGCGGCCAACTGCCGAAGAACCTGCCCTCGCCGCCGACCTACCGCAAGGTCAACCCGGCGGACGCCCCGATCCTGCTGCTGTCGGCAACCTCCGAGACGTTGCCGTTGACCAGCGTCAGCGACGCCGTCGACGCCCAGCTCGCCCAGCAGATCAGCCAGCTTTCGGGCGTCGCGCAGGTCTTCATCGGCGGACAGCAGAAACCTTCGATCCGCATTCAGGTCGATCCCGGCAAGCTTGTGGCAAAGGGCCTGTCGCTGGAAGACGTGCGCAGTGCGATCGCGATCACCACGGTCGACAGCCCCAAGGGCAATATCGACGGCGAGAGGCGCGCCTATACGATCTATGCCAACGACCAGCTCACGCACTCGAAGGACTGGAACGACGTCATCATCGCCTATCGCAACGGCGGTCCGTTGCGCATCCGCGACATCGGCCAGGCGGTCAGCGCCGCCGAAGACTCCAAGCAGGCGGCCTGGGCCAACGGCAAGCGCGGCGTGTTCCTGGTGATCTTCAAGCAGCCCGGCGCCAACGTCATCGAGACCGTCGACCGCATCAAGGCCACCCTGCCGCGGCTGGTGGCGGCTATTCCGCCCGCCATCAAGATCGAGCTGATCAGCGACCGCACCACGACGATCCGTGCCGCGGTCGAAGACGTCCAGTTCACCCTGCTCCTGACCATCGCGCTCGTGGTCATGGTCATCTTCATCTTCCTGCGCAGCTTCTGGGCCACCGTGATTCCCACGGTGACGGTGCCATTGGCGTTGCTCGGCGCGTGCGCCTTGATGTGGGTGGTCGGCTATTCGCTCGACAATTTGTCGCTGATGGCGCTCACCATCGCGGTCGGATTCGTGGTCGACGACGCCATCGTGATGCTCGAGAACATCACCCGCTACATCGAGGAAGGCGACTCGCCCATGGTGGCCGCCTTCAAGGGTTCCAAGGAAATCGGCTTCACGATCGTCTCGATCAGCATCTCGCTGGTCGCGGTGCTGATCCCCCTGCTGCTGATGGGCGGCATCATCGGGCGCCTGTTCCGCGAGTTCGCCGTGGTGCTGGCGATGACCATCTTCGTCTCGATGTTCGTGTCGCTGACGCTGACGCCGATGATGGCCTCGCGCTTCCTGCGCGCGCATGGCGAGGTGACCCACGGCAAATTCTACCAATGGAGTGAGCGCGCCTTCGACGGGCTGCTGCGCGGCTACGAATACGTGCTTGACCACGCCCTGGCCTGGCGTCGCACCACGCTGGCGATCTTCTTCGCCACGCTCGGATTGTCGATCTACCTGTTCGTCCTGATCCCGAAGGGCTTCTTCCCGCAACAGGACGTCGGCCTCATCACGGCCACATCCGAAGCCTCGCAGGACATTTCGTTCAAGGAGATGGTCAGGCGCCAGGAGGAGCTCGGCAAGATCATCATGGCCGATCCCGACATTGCCAGCATTGCCATGGCGATCGGAGGCAGCGGTCGCGCCGGCAACAACGGCAATTTGTTCATCACGCTGAAGCCGCGCGACCAGCGCCAGGCTTCGGCGCAGGAGATCATCGCGCGGCTGCGTCCGCAGTTCGACAAGGTCGAGGGCGCCCGCCTCTACATGCAGGCGGCCCAGGACGTCCGGCTTGGCGGCCGGCCGACCCGTACGCAGTTCGAATTCACGCTGCAGGACGCCAATCTGGAGGAGCTCAACGAATGGGCGCCAAAGATTCTCTCCAAGATGCAGACGCTGCCGCAACTGCGCGACGTCGCGACCGACCAGCAGACGCGGGGCACCACCGTCCAGCTCAAGATCAACCGCGACACCGCCTCGCGCTACGGCATCCAGCCGCAGATGATCGACGACACGCTGTATGACGCCTTCGGGCAGCGGCAGGTTACGCAGTATTTCACTCAGCTCAACACCTACAAGGTGATCCTCGAAGTCCTGCCGGAAATGCAGGGCAGTCTCGAGACATTGAACAAGCTCTATCTGAAATCGCCGCTGACCGGCGAACAGGTGCCGCTGTCGACCTTCGCGACCTGGACCACCGATCCGGTCCGCCCGCTCTCGATCAGCCACCAAGGCCAGTTTCCGGCGATCACGATCAGCTTCAACCTCGCCCAGGGCGTCGCGCTCGGCCAGGCGACCGAGGCCGTGCAGAAGGCGATGGCCGATCTCGGAACGCCGCCGACGCTCAATTCCAGCTTCCAGGGCACCGCGCAGGCGTTCCAGCAGTCGCTCGGCACCGTGCCGCTGCTGATCCTCGCCGCGCTCGTCGTGGTCTATCTGATCCTCGGCATCCTCTACGAGAGCTACATCCATCCGATCACGATTCTGTCGACCCTGCCCTCGGCCGGGGTCGGCGCGCTGGCGATCCTGATGGCGGCCGGCTTCGACTTCAGCCTGATTGCGTTGATCGGAATCATTCTCCTGATCGGCATCGTGAAGAAGAACGGCATCATGATGGTCGACTTCGCGATCGCCGCCGAACGCGACGAGCACAAGACGCCGGCGGAATCGATCCGCCAGGCCGCGCTGCTGCGCTTCCGCCCCATCATGATGACGACGATGGCCGCGCTGCTCGGCGGCGTGCCCTTGATGCTCGGTCACGGCACCGGCGCCGAGATCCGCCAGCCGCTCGGCTACGCCATGGTCGGCGGCCTGATCGTCAGCCAGGCACTGACGCTCTTCACCACGCCGGTGGTCTATCTCTATCTCGACGAGCTCAACAACTGGTTCTCGGGCTGGGGCCGTCCGGGTGATGGTGACAGTCACGAGACGGTCGAGCACCGCACCGTCAAGGAAGCCGCCGAGTAA
- a CDS encoding efflux RND transporter periplasmic adaptor subunit: MKKSRPILWLLIIAAVASAGYYGWQKFGPEAGATKTAQKGPPRPPAVPVSVAPVQKLDFPVYLTGLGTVQGFNTVQVRSRVDGQIDKLAFKEGQIVQQGELLVAIDPRPYQATLDQAKAKKAQDEASLANANLELQRAMKLGEFATAQRVDTQRSTVAQLTAQIAADEAAIANAQTQLDYTQIKAPITGVAGLRQVDIGNIVNASTQTGIVTISQVEPITVIFTAPEDQLPYISEGQQAGALKVIAFTTDGKKTLAEGKLAVINNQVDTTSGTIRLKAVFDNKDHTLWPGQSVSTRLLVRTLKDATVVPDDAVQHSTNGLYAYTVNQDNKAEVHKIKVSYSIDGRSVVDEGLIPGQQVITGGQFKVQPGSLVSTAVASSDPAQNKVRQE; the protein is encoded by the coding sequence ATGAAAAAGTCCCGGCCGATCCTCTGGCTTCTGATCATCGCGGCCGTGGCCTCCGCGGGTTACTATGGTTGGCAGAAATTCGGGCCTGAGGCCGGAGCAACCAAGACCGCCCAGAAGGGGCCACCCCGCCCGCCCGCCGTCCCCGTAAGCGTTGCGCCGGTTCAGAAGCTCGACTTCCCGGTCTACCTGACCGGTCTCGGCACAGTTCAGGGCTTCAACACCGTCCAGGTCCGCAGCCGGGTCGATGGTCAGATCGACAAACTCGCCTTTAAGGAAGGGCAGATTGTCCAGCAGGGCGAGCTTCTGGTCGCGATCGATCCCCGTCCGTATCAAGCCACGCTCGATCAGGCCAAGGCCAAGAAGGCGCAGGACGAGGCGAGCCTGGCCAACGCCAATCTCGAACTCCAGCGCGCCATGAAGCTCGGCGAATTCGCGACCGCCCAGCGGGTTGATACCCAGCGCTCCACAGTCGCCCAGCTCACCGCCCAGATCGCCGCCGACGAAGCCGCGATCGCCAACGCCCAGACCCAGCTCGACTACACGCAGATCAAGGCGCCGATCACGGGGGTCGCAGGGCTCCGCCAGGTCGACATCGGCAACATCGTCAACGCCTCGACGCAGACGGGCATCGTCACGATCTCGCAGGTCGAGCCGATCACCGTGATCTTCACGGCACCGGAAGACCAGCTCCCCTATATCAGCGAAGGCCAGCAGGCCGGTGCACTCAAGGTGATCGCCTTCACGACCGACGGCAAGAAGACGCTGGCCGAGGGCAAGCTCGCGGTCATCAACAATCAGGTCGACACCACCAGCGGCACCATTCGGCTCAAGGCGGTGTTCGACAACAAGGACCACACGTTGTGGCCGGGCCAGTCGGTTTCGACGCGGCTTCTGGTTCGGACCCTGAAAGACGCGACCGTGGTTCCCGATGATGCGGTCCAGCATTCGACCAATGGCCTGTACGCTTATACCGTCAATCAGGACAACAAGGCCGAAGTACACAAGATCAAGGTCAGCTACAGCATCGACGGACGCTCGGTCGTCGATGAAGGCCTGATCCCCGGGCAGCAGGTCATCACCGGCGGTCAGTTCAAGGTGCAGCCCGGAAGCCTCGTCTCCACAGCGGTGGCGAGCTCGGATCCGGCGCAGAACAAGGTTCGACAGGAATGA